A region from the Tachyglossus aculeatus isolate mTacAcu1 chromosome Y4, mTacAcu1.pri, whole genome shotgun sequence genome encodes:
- the LOC119946997 gene encoding repetin-like yields the protein MSQLINSILRIIEVFQNYANADDNCVSLTKTELSELLQAEFGNLLRRPRDPKTVDTILQLLDRDRDGVVGFNEFLLLVFKMAQACHQALGNDACGRGRDQGPEEEEGEGKRPGEAEAQRRRTGQTEVTGRRREDTPRGQAGGQRRESSSGQSERQRSDFQDNHSESPRWTSSYRQSERRDSRSGQSERQRSDFRDGQSESPRWTSSCGQSERRDSHSGQSERQRSDFRDGQYESPRRTSSYGQSKRRDSRSGQSERQRSDSRDDGQSESPRRTSSYDHSERRDSRSGQSERWGQGSNSGQYESPSRTTGSGRSEKQWSDSQESQPESPRRASSYGQSERRDSCSGQSESRGERERQKRVVQDGGREQSGHPLGQWDPETEAQSRRKKLTSQPATSLCHQDPSWQSYESLRAHRAGRTGQGRDEGQSHQPQDGYTDDEEQSGQAHGQRRQSRGRQVEEEDQTTQAGGGQRCQSLGRQQSPSQDWQTDEEESSRQTRDGQRRQSRAANMEEEDQSSQTRDGQWRQSRGGYPEDEDQSRQARDGQRRQARGGYSEEEEHSREKKRTSQSATSLCHQGPTWQSCEFLRARRGGRTGQRRDEGQSRQPQGRYTDDEEQSRQARDGQRCQSQGGQAEEENQSVQTRQSRGRQQGLSQDRQTDDEEPIRQTLDRQRRQARGEYTEEEEQSHQTQDGQWRQSRAANTADEGQSRQAWDGQRRQSRGGYTEEEEQSREKKRSSQPVTSLCHQGPTWQSCEFLRGRRTGRTGQGRDEGQSRQPQDRYTEDEEQSRQAGGGQRRQSRGRQQFPSQDWQTDDEEPSRRTQDGQRCQSRPANMEDEDQSHQAQDGQRRQSRGGYTEDEDQSRQARDGQRPQSRAADMEDEDQSPQARGGYTEEEEQSREKKRTYQPATSLCHQGPTWQSCEFLRARREGRTGQKRDEGQSRQPQDRYTDDEDQRRQAWGGQQSQSRGGQAEKENQSVHAGGEQRRQPRDRQQNPSQDWQTDDEEQSRQTRDGQRRQSRGGYPKDEEKSRQAQDGQRRQARGGQAEDEDHSVQAGGGQRRRSPSELARSQAQCSCPDPRAPSTTRSTVGNSAWKETPQGRGGARGRREPKASESDSNADSHLSVPQYPLYEYVHEQSVHHYQ from the exons ATGTCTCAGCTCATCAACAGCATCCTCAGGATCATCGAGGTTTTCCAGAACTATGCCAATGCTGACGACAACTGCGTGTCGCTGACCAAGACCGAGCTCAGCGAACTTCTGCAAGCAGAGTTCGGCAACCTTCTGAGG agacctcggGACCCGAAGACGGTGGACAcgatcctgcagctcctggatcgggacagggatggggtggtgggCTTCAACGAGTTCCTCCTGTTGGTCTTCAAAATGGCCCAGGCCTGTCATCAAGCCCTGGGGAATGATGCTTGCGGACGAGGGCGGGATCAAGGgcctgaggaagaggagggagaagggaaacggCCCGGGGaggcggaggcccagagaaggaggaCCGGACAGACCGAGGTgacaggcaggaggagggaagacacCCCCCGCGGTcaggctgggggtcagagacGCGAGTCAAGCTCTGGTCAGTCTGAGAGGCAGCGGTCTGACTTCCAGGACAATCATTCCGAGAGCCCGAGATGGACATCGAGCTACCGTCAGTCAGAGAGGAGGGATTCCCGCTCTGGTCAGTCTGAGAGGCAGCGATCCGACTTCCGAGATGGTCAGTCCGAAAGCCCGAGATGGACATCGAGCTGTGGTCAGTCAGAGAGGAGAGATTCCCATTCTGGTCAGTCTGAGAGGCAGCGATCTGACTTTCGAGATGGTCAGTACGAGAGCCCGAGACGGACATCGAGCTATGGTCAGTCAAAGAGGAGGGATTCCCGCTCTGGTCAGTCTGAGAGGCAGCGCTCTGACTCCCGAGATGATGGTCAGTCAGAGAGCCCGAGACGGACATCGAGCTACGATCACTCAGAGAGGAGAGATTCCCGCTCTGGTCAGTCTGAGAGATGGGGTCAGGGCTCAAACTCCGGACAGTACGAGAGCCCAAGTCGGACAACGGGCTCCGGacggtcagagaagcagtggtcCGACTCCCAAGAGAGCCAACCCGAGAGCCCGAGACGGGCATCCAGCTACGGCCAGTCAGAGAGGAGGGATTCCTGCTCTGGTCAGTCTGAGagccggggagagagggagaggcagaagcggGTGGTCCAGGATGGGGGCCGTGAGCAGAGCGGTCATCCTCTGGGCCAGTGGGACCCCGAGACGGAAGCGCAGAGCCGCAGGAAGAAGTTGACCTCCCAGCCGGCCACATCGCTCTGCCACCAGGACCCCTCTTGGCAGTCATACGAGTCCCTTAGGGCCCACCGGGCAGGCCGGACTGGGCAAGGGAGAGACGAGGGACAGAGCCACCAGCCTCAGGACGGATACACCGACGATGAGGAGCAGAGCGGCCAGGCTCATGGACAGCGGCGCCAGTCTCGgggtagacaagtggaagaggaggaccagaccACCCAGGCTGGTGGCGGTCAGAGGTGCCAGTCTCTGGGCAGACAGCAGTCCCCGTCTCAGGACTGGCAAACAGATGAAGAGGAATCAAGTCGCCAGACTCGGGATGGGCAGCGGCGCCAGTCTCGGGCTGCAAAcatggaagaggaggaccagagtaGCCAGACTCGGGATGGGCAGTGGCGCCAGTCTCGGGGTGGGTACCCGGAAGATGAGGATCAGAGTCGCCAAGCTCGGGATGGGCAGCGACGCCAGGCTCGAGGAGGGTACTCGGAAGAGGAAGAGCACAGCCGGGAAAAGAAGCGGACCTCTCAGTCGgccacttcactctgccaccaggGACCAACGTGGCAGTCATGCGAATTCTTGAGGGCCCGCCGGGGGGGCCGGACCGGGCAAAGGAGAGACGAAGGGCAGAGCCGCCAGCCTCAGGGCAGATACACAGACGACGAGGAGCAGAGCCGCCAGGCTCGGGATGGACAGCGGTGCCAGTCTCAGGGTGGACAAGCGGAAGAGGAAAACCAGAGTGTCCAGACGCGCCAGTCTCGGGGCAGGCAGCAGGGCCTGTCCCAGGACCGGCAAACAGATGACGAGGAACCAATTCGCCAGACTCTGGATAGGCAGAGGCGCCAGGCTCGTGGAGAGTAcacggaagaggaggagcagagtcacCAAACTCAGGATGGGCAGTGGCGCCAGTCTCGGGCCGCAAACAcggcagatgaggggcagagtcGCCAAGCTTGGGATGGGCAGCGACGCCAGTCTCGAGGAGGATacacagaagaggaggagcagagccgaGAAAAGAAGCGGTCCTCCCAGCCGGTGACTTCGCTCTGTCACCAGGGCCCAACCTGGCAGTCGTGCGAATTCCTGAGGGGCCGTCGGACGGGCCGGACCGGGCAAGGGAGAGACGAAGGACAGAGCCGTCAGCCTCAGGACAGATACACCGAAGACGAGGAGCAGAGTCGCCAGGCTGGTGGCGGGCAGAGGCGCCAGTCTCGTGGCAGACAGCAGTTCCCGTCACAGGACTGGCAAACGGATGATGAGGAACCAAGTCGCCGGACTCAGGATGGACAGCGGTGCCAGTCGCGGCCTGCAAACATGGAAGATGAGGACCAGAGTCATCAGGCTCAGGATGGGCAGCGGCGCCAGTCTCGGGGTGGGTACACGGAAGATGAGGACCAGAGTCGCCAGGCTCGGGATGGGCAGCGGCCCCAGTCTCGGGCTGCAGACATGGAAGATGAGGACCAGAGTCCCCAGGCTCGGGGAGGGTACAcggaagaagaggagcagagcCGGGAAAAGAAGCGGACCTACCAGCCTGCCACTTCGCTCTGCCACCAGGGACCAACATGGCAATCGTGCGAATTCTTGAGGGCCCGCCGGGAGGGCCGGACCGGGCAAAAGAGAGATGAAGGGCAGAGCCGCCAGCCTCAAGACAGATACACAGACGACGAGGATCAGAGACGCCAGGCTTGGGGTGGACAGCAGAGCCAGTCTCGGGGTGGACAAGCGGAAAAGGAAAACCAGAGTGTCCATGCTGGTGGAGAGCAGAGGCGCCAGCCTCGGGACAGACAGCAGAACCCCTCTCAAGACTGGCAAACAGATGATGAGGAACAAAGTCGCCAGACTCGGGATGGGCAGCGGCGCCAGTCTCGGGGTGGGTACCCGAAAGATGAGGAGAAGAGTCGCCAGGCTCAAGATGGACAGCGACGCCAGGCTCGGGGTGGGCAAGCGGAAGATGAAGACCACAGCGTCCAGGCTGGTGGGGGGCAAAGGCGCCGGTCTCCGAGCGAGTTGGCACGCAGCCAGGCTCAATGTTCCTGCCCAGATCCGCGAGCCCCATCGACCACCCGCTCGACCGTGGGCAACAGCGCCTGGAAGGAAACCCCCCAAGGCCGTGGGGGTGCCCGGGGGCGCAGGGAGCCGAAGGCCAGCGAGTCCGACTCAAACGCAGATAGCCATCTGTCCGTGCCCCAGTACCCACTCTACGAGTACGTCCACGAGCAGAGCGTCCACCATTACCAGTAA